One region of Salvia miltiorrhiza cultivar Shanhuang (shh) chromosome 3, IMPLAD_Smil_shh, whole genome shotgun sequence genomic DNA includes:
- the LOC131018615 gene encoding uncharacterized protein LOC131018615, whose amino-acid sequence MVREDNPANKTLREMMFPNNLNLRPMGIVLPNITGNWELKHTLIQILPKYSDMPGEDPMRHLQDFEMACGTIRTAFPALTEYIRLLTFLFSLQEGAREWLYILPESSITTWQQLQQKFLERYFPVSRIQSLRTRISNIKMGDGEILYDYWGRFKQMLAKCLQHQIPAHDLVRYFVGGLRRQERQWLHAACGGSILNKSAADAFELIANMAEESRDEEGTIERMSPPEPSSAQDDKIDKLCIALEKFMSNQIPLIKKPVKACQLCMTYTHATDECPQLYEDEEEVNALGQLGSNNGGYGQKPFDPYRQQCPQQPSQAKGPSLAELVHTMAQENMKFQQETEKFMIETRGGMQNINAQLSHLAQMIARIEKKQGKLPAQVEVKEVNAVMLVSGEESCPRKHLSTKWML is encoded by the coding sequence ATGGTCAGAGAAGACAATCCGGCCAATAAGACCCTTCGGGAGATGATGTTCCCAAACAATCTGAACCTCCGACCTATGGGCATAGTGTTGCCAAATATCACTGGGAATTGGGAGTTGAAGCACACCCTGATCCAGATCTTACCCAaatacagtgatatgcccggagagGACCCTATGCGGCACTTGCAAGATTTCGAGATGGCTTGTGGAACTATCCGCACCGCATTTCCTGCCCTTACTGAGTACATCCGACTCCTTACTTTTCTGTTCTCTCTTCAAGAGggagcgagggagtggttgtaCATTTTGCCCGAAAGCAGCATTACGACCTGGCAGCAGTTGCAGCAGAAGTTTCTCGAAAGGTACTTCCCAGTCAGCCGGATCCAGAGCCTAAGGACCAGAataagcaacatcaagatgggGGATGGAGAGATCTTATATGACTACTGGGGAAGATTCAAACAAATGCTAGCCAAATGCCTACAACATCAAATACCAGCCCACGATCTTGTTCGATACTTTGTGGGAGGACTTCGAAGGCAAGAAAGGCAATGGCTGCATGCTGCATGTGGAGGATCCATTTTGAACAAATCGGCAGCAGACGCATTCGAACTTATAGCTAATATGGCGGAGGAGTCAAGGGATGAAGAAGGCACAATAGAGAGAATGTCACCACCAGAACCATCGTCTGCCCAAGACGATAAGATTGACAAGCTGTGCATTGCCTTGGAGAAGTTCATGAGCAACCAAATTCCTTTGATCAAGAAGCCGGTGAAAGCATGCCAACTTTGTATGACATACACCCATGCAACGGATGAATGCCCTCAACTCTatgaggatgaagaagaagtcaatGCTTTGGGACAGCTGGGAAGCAACAATGGGGGATATGGCCAGAAGCCTTTTGACCCCTACAGACAGCAGTGCCCACAGCAGCCTTCACAGGCAAAAGGGCCTTCCTTGGCAGAACTTGTGCACACGATGGCACAAGAAAACATGAAATTCCAACAAGAAACCGAAAAGTTCATGATAGAGACAAGGGGAGGAATGCAGAATATCAATGCCCAATTATCCCATCTTGCCCAAATGATCGCTCGGATAGAAAAGAAGCAGGGCAAGCTTCCTGCCCAGGTGGAGGTTAAGGAGGTCAATGCTGTGATGCTGGTGAGTGGGGAAGAATCCTGCCCCAGAAAGCACCTCTCGACCAAATGGATGTTATGA